Proteins from a genomic interval of Nostoc sp. TCL240-02:
- the bioF gene encoding 8-amino-7-oxononanoate synthase encodes MNFEFGAKRRDPYAWLEQSLVTIHRADWYRSVQPINGRPGATVVLAGQEVINFASNDYLGLAGDERLMAAATAAIAEFGTGSTGSRLLSGHRELHRELEEAIASTKHTEDALVFSSGYLANLGAITALVGKRDLILSDQYNHSSLKNGAILSGAAVVEYPHCDVEVLKTQLSQQRQNYRRCIILTDTVFSMDGDLCPLPALFDLADEFSCMLLVDEAHATGVLGKTGTGCVEHFGYTGKQLIQIGTLSKALGSLGGYVAGSSALIDFLRNRAPSWIYTTGLSPADTAAALAAIKIVQQEPQHRAQLWGNIHYLKTLLQHLPNLKLLPSESPILCFQLLNATDALKAGKQLRDAGIFAPAIRPPTVPTSRIRISVMATHKIAHIEKLVSVLKDVI; translated from the coding sequence TTGAATTTTGAATTCGGAGCGAAGCGACGTGACCCTTATGCCTGGCTAGAACAGTCCTTAGTAACAATTCATCGGGCAGACTGGTATCGTTCGGTACAACCTATCAACGGTCGTCCGGGTGCAACGGTGGTTTTAGCTGGGCAAGAGGTAATTAATTTTGCCAGTAATGACTATTTGGGATTGGCTGGGGATGAGCGGTTGATGGCAGCCGCAACTGCTGCGATCGCTGAATTTGGTACTGGTAGTACTGGTTCTAGATTACTCAGTGGGCATCGAGAATTACACAGGGAGTTAGAAGAGGCGATCGCATCTACCAAACATACAGAAGATGCTTTGGTATTTAGTTCCGGGTATCTAGCCAATTTGGGTGCAATTACTGCCCTTGTGGGCAAGCGCGATTTAATTTTATCTGACCAGTACAATCATTCCAGTTTGAAAAATGGAGCGATTCTTAGCGGTGCAGCAGTTGTGGAATATCCACACTGCGATGTTGAAGTACTAAAAACTCAGTTGAGTCAACAACGGCAAAATTACCGACGCTGCATAATTCTTACTGATACTGTCTTCAGCATGGACGGCGATTTATGTCCCTTGCCCGCACTGTTCGATCTGGCTGATGAATTTAGCTGTATGCTGCTAGTTGATGAAGCTCATGCTACTGGGGTACTAGGAAAAACTGGCACTGGGTGTGTCGAGCATTTTGGGTATACAGGAAAGCAATTAATTCAAATTGGGACTTTGAGTAAAGCTTTGGGTAGTTTAGGCGGTTATGTGGCAGGAAGTAGCGCCTTAATTGACTTTTTGCGAAACCGCGCACCCAGTTGGATTTATACCACTGGGCTTTCACCTGCTGATACAGCCGCCGCCTTAGCAGCAATCAAGATAGTGCAACAAGAACCACAACACCGCGCCCAATTGTGGGGGAATATACATTACTTGAAAACTTTGCTGCAACATTTACCTAATTTGAAATTGCTGCCTTCTGAATCACCGATATTATGTTTTCAATTGCTTAATGCCACAGATGCTCTCAAAGCTGGAAAACAGCTAAGAGATGCTGGCATTTTTGCTCCAGCAATTCGTCCTCCCACAGTGCCCACAAGTCGAATCAGAATATCTGTAATGGCAACTCACAAAATAGCACATATTGAAAAATTGGTATCAGTGCTGAAGGATGTTATTTGA
- the ruvA gene encoding Holliday junction branch migration protein RuvA gives MISYLKGIVAGIQTIGANRVILTLEVNGLGYDLQVPQRLANQLPESGGVAQIFTHFQIREEVPYLYGFASPAERDLFRHLLTVTGIGAALAIALLDTLELPDLVQAIIAANTQILIQAPGVGKKIAERICLELKSKLVEWRKSAGFFVATGGPAPGILEEVQMTLFALGYTAHEVSHALHVVSEDIGLPKDAYVEDWIKQAIAHLSSEQV, from the coding sequence ATGATTAGTTATCTAAAAGGTATAGTCGCTGGTATCCAAACAATTGGCGCTAATCGCGTGATTCTGACTCTAGAAGTGAATGGCTTGGGGTACGATTTACAAGTTCCCCAAAGGTTAGCAAACCAGTTACCAGAGTCGGGAGGAGTGGCGCAAATTTTTACCCATTTCCAAATTCGGGAAGAAGTGCCCTACTTATATGGCTTTGCTTCCCCAGCCGAACGCGATTTATTTCGCCACTTGCTGACTGTCACAGGGATTGGTGCAGCTTTAGCGATCGCACTCTTGGACACTCTGGAACTACCAGATTTAGTCCAAGCAATTATCGCTGCCAATACACAAATCTTAATTCAGGCTCCCGGTGTTGGCAAAAAAATCGCAGAACGCATCTGTTTGGAACTCAAAAGCAAATTAGTCGAGTGGCGCAAATCAGCCGGGTTCTTCGTCGCCACAGGCGGGCCAGCACCAGGAATTCTCGAAGAGGTGCAAATGACCCTCTTCGCCTTGGGATATACTGCTCATGAAGTCAGTCACGCCCTGCATGTAGTCAGCGAAGATATCGGCCTACCCAAAGATGCCTACGTCGAAGATTGGATTAAACAAGCGATCGCGCATCTCAGCAGCGAACAAGTTTAA
- a CDS encoding sucrose-phosphate phosphatase, producing the protein MKPFLFVTDLDDTLVYRTVGDDSALPELNQLLKRHRQEYGTKIVYSTGRSPLLYKQLQAQKNLLQPDALVLSVGTEIYLHGTDTPDSGWSDILSPGWERETVLSITHKYRELIRQPDSEQRLFKVSFFLEQDASANVLPQLEAELQKCKLNVKLIYSSGIDLDIVPHSSDKGQAMQFLRQKWKFAAEQTVVCGDSGNDIALFAVGNERGIIVGNARKELLQWHHEHPATHRYLASCFCAGGIIEGLNYFGLL; encoded by the coding sequence ATGAAACCATTTCTTTTTGTAACCGACCTAGATGACACCCTCGTATATCGCACTGTGGGTGATGACAGCGCTTTACCAGAACTAAATCAATTGCTGAAGAGACATCGCCAAGAATACGGCACTAAAATTGTTTATTCTACCGGGCGATCGCCCTTACTTTACAAACAACTCCAAGCTCAAAAAAATCTTTTGCAACCCGATGCCCTTGTCCTTTCTGTGGGTACAGAAATTTACCTTCATGGTACTGATACTCCAGACTCAGGTTGGTCAGACATCCTCTCTCCGGGATGGGAACGAGAAACTGTATTATCTATTACCCATAAATACCGTGAGTTAATTCGGCAACCAGATTCAGAACAGCGTCTCTTCAAAGTGAGTTTTTTTCTAGAACAAGATGCATCTGCAAATGTTCTACCACAACTTGAAGCAGAGTTGCAGAAATGTAAATTAAATGTAAAGTTAATCTACAGTAGCGGAATAGACCTTGACATTGTACCCCATAGCAGCGATAAAGGTCAGGCAATGCAGTTTTTACGCCAGAAGTGGAAATTTGCAGCAGAACAAACAGTTGTCTGTGGTGATTCGGGTAATGATATTGCTTTATTTGCTGTAGGCAACGAACGGGGAATCATCGTCGGGAATGCCCGAAAAGAGTTACTCCAATGGCATCACGAGCATCCTGCTACGCACCGCTACCTGGCTTCATGTTTTTGTGCAGGTGGAATTATTGAAGGCTTAAATTATTTTGGTCTCTTGTAA
- a CDS encoding GNAT family N-acetyltransferase, which yields MQFESKDVGCLAIEYYPSHIQLTKLYLLPNFQRFGIGTFILRQLISEAKDKEKPL from the coding sequence ATCCAATTTGAAAGTAAAGATGTTGGATGTTTAGCAATAGAGTATTACCCAAGTCATATACAGCTAACCAAATTGTATTTACTTCCCAATTTTCAGCGTTTTGGAATTGGTACATTTATTCTGCGCCAGTTGATTTCTGAAGCAAAAGATAAGGAAAAACCTCTGTAA
- a CDS encoding ATP-binding sensor histidine kinase has protein sequence MSAKVDITVTLAGYQIRELLYSGSRTLVYRAVREADNQAVVIKLLKREYPTFSELVQFRNQYSLAKNLDIPGIIKPHSLEPYHNGYALVMEDFGGISLRQFTKEQPQNLEQFLIIALQLTDILHQLHQQRVIHKDIKPANILINPDTKLLKLIDFSISSLLPRETTEIQNPNVLEGTLAYLSPEQTGRMNRGIDYRSDFYSLGVSFFELLTRKLPFDSQDPMELMHCHIAKLPPNVCDINSEIPLVVGEIIHKLMAKNAEDRYQSALGLKHDLHLCIEQLKEIGKIEHFSIGKQDLSDRFAIPEKLYGREQEVKILLEGFERVANGASEFMLVAGFSGIGKTAVVNEVHKPIVRQRGYFIKGKYDQFNRNIPLSAFVQAFRDLMGQLLSESDTQLKEWKNRILTALGENAQVIIEVIPELEQIIGQQSPVVELSGSASQNRFNLLFQKFIQVFTTVTHPLVMFLDDLQWADSASLNLIQVLIGQRESGFMLLIGAYRDNEVSPAHPLILTLEEIKKAGTTVNTITLTPLSQESLNSLVKDTLQCPAAIAQPLTQLVYQKTQGNPFFSTQFVKALYEEGGIQFAPQVGHWRCDISYVQSLSLRDDVVEFMAMQLKKLPVATQNVLKLAACIGNSFDLAMLAIIYEKSQAETAADVWEALQEGLVIPSNDIYKFYQSKSELLIEENRQLQAALTDEKVIVFYKFLHDRVQQAAYSLIPDNQKQLMHLKIGRLLLNVMNETEKEDKIFEIVNQLNKGSDLIVLAIEQERLAKLNLAAAQKAKSATAYVAAIEYATKGIQLLTVSSWQQCYDLTLALHDLAAEVACLSGDFRLMEQIVDEVVQNARQLLDKVKVYEVRILADVAQSNQPKAIKTALSILKLFGISFPEQPTNADITESLQQTQDVLKEKHLEYLLELPEMKDLKALAEIRILATVTAAVYQAVPELLPLIVCKQVRLSVAYGNAAVSAQAYAWYGVILCGIGEIDLGDRIGELAMGLLSRFESREFKASTINMVYPFVKPWKHHIQDSLAPLLDGYHSGLEMGTLEYAAYCAYNYCSLSFFLGKNLSILEPEMKVYSQALAQLKQEVAHNYLRVFYQSALNFLGESKCPWEIKGVVYDEEIMLPKHQQANDLYAMGTLYINKLILCYLFNEWEEAIKVAVDAKQYLNGVSGCFMIPVFRFYDSLTHLAMLTNAQGKEGNSLPQEVIDNQKKLKEWSNLAPKNHLHKFYLVEAEQYRVLGQMYEAMDYYDRAIAFAKANAYIQEEALSNELAGKFYLQWGKQKLAQAYLQEAYYCYAHWGAKAKVSDLEHRYPQLLAAIVQQRQPSLTPSDTIFAPAFHSTETSSSSSITESLDLLTVLKASQTLSGEIQLEKLLAALLRIVIENAGAEKCVLMLLRNDCLLIKGTISVNTQPIVLQRTPVEESEDIPLRLIYHVKHSLQPVVLADATTHPTFASDTYILNQQPKSILCSPILYRGKFAGILYLENNLTTGAFTSNRVEMLNLLCTQAAISLENARLYQDVQQALEDSQLMQFSIDNATISVWWVEPDARIAYINEAGCRDLGYCREEIVGKYAYEFAPDFSQEGWSKHWENIRLKGSSTFETSILKKDGSTYHAEVTVNFMTFKHHEYHCAFVMDISDRKRAEAQLNQRTVELEQTLQELQHAQMQMIQSEKMSGLGQLVAGVAHEINNPVNFIFGNLSHANEYTKNILRLLELYQKHYPTPDSEIEEEIEAMDLEFLLEDLPKLIYSLRVGAERIQKIVVSLRTFSRMDEAEMKEVNIHEGIDSTLMILQHRLKAKSDSPGIEIVKDYGELPLVECYAGQLNQVFMNLLSNAIDALEEVNTQNQLLNPTITICTALVESKQVAITITDNGTGIPAHIKQKLFDPFFTTKVVGKGTGMGLSISYQIVAEKHKGTLQCISELGQGATFMIMIPICQS, from the coding sequence ATGAGCGCAAAAGTAGATATAACTGTAACACTGGCAGGCTACCAAATTAGAGAGCTACTATACTCAGGTTCGCGCACACTCGTGTATCGCGCGGTCAGAGAAGCAGATAATCAAGCAGTTGTAATCAAGCTTTTAAAACGGGAGTACCCCACCTTCAGCGAACTAGTACAGTTTCGCAACCAATATTCCCTTGCCAAAAACTTAGATATTCCTGGGATTATTAAGCCCCACAGCCTAGAACCGTATCATAATGGGTATGCTTTGGTGATGGAAGATTTTGGTGGCATATCACTACGGCAATTTACTAAAGAACAGCCACAAAACCTAGAGCAATTTCTGATTATAGCCCTACAACTGACAGATATTCTGCACCAGTTACATCAACAACGGGTGATTCATAAAGACATTAAACCCGCTAACATCCTAATTAACCCAGACACCAAACTGTTAAAGCTGATAGACTTCAGCATCTCCTCCTTATTACCGAGAGAAACCACTGAAATTCAAAATCCTAATGTCCTGGAAGGGACTCTGGCTTATCTGTCACCAGAACAGACGGGACGCATGAATCGGGGGATTGACTATCGCAGTGATTTTTATTCATTGGGAGTAAGTTTTTTTGAGCTACTGACACGAAAACTGCCTTTTGATTCTCAAGACCCAATGGAATTAATGCATTGTCATATTGCAAAACTTCCTCCTAATGTGTGCGATATCAACTCTGAGATCCCTTTGGTTGTGGGAGAAATTATTCACAAGCTGATGGCAAAAAATGCCGAAGACCGCTACCAGAGTGCGTTGGGACTAAAGCATGATTTGCATCTCTGCATAGAACAGCTGAAAGAAATAGGAAAGATTGAGCATTTTTCCATTGGAAAGCAAGATTTGAGCGATCGCTTTGCAATCCCAGAAAAACTCTATGGCAGGGAGCAAGAAGTTAAAATCTTACTAGAAGGATTCGAGCGGGTTGCCAATGGAGCCTCGGAGTTCATGTTAGTGGCGGGATTCTCCGGCATTGGGAAAACGGCGGTGGTAAATGAAGTACATAAGCCCATTGTCCGGCAACGAGGCTACTTTATCAAAGGCAAGTACGACCAGTTCAACCGCAACATTCCCCTCAGTGCCTTTGTCCAAGCTTTCCGTGACTTGATGGGGCAGTTATTAAGCGAAAGTGACACCCAGTTAAAAGAATGGAAGAACAGGATTTTGACAGCTTTAGGGGAAAATGCTCAAGTAATTATTGAGGTAATTCCTGAGTTAGAGCAGATTATTGGGCAACAATCCCCAGTGGTGGAACTCTCAGGTAGTGCTTCCCAGAACCGTTTTAATCTGTTGTTCCAAAAATTTATTCAAGTATTCACCACAGTTACACATCCATTGGTGATGTTTTTGGATGACTTACAGTGGGCAGATTCGGCATCATTAAACTTGATTCAAGTGTTGATTGGACAAAGAGAAAGTGGCTTCATGTTGTTGATTGGTGCATATCGTGATAATGAGGTTTCGCCTGCTCATCCGTTGATATTGACGTTAGAAGAAATTAAGAAAGCTGGCACTACGGTAAATACAATTACATTAACTCCCTTAAGTCAAGAAAGTTTAAATTCACTGGTTAAGGATACATTGCAATGTCCAGCAGCGATCGCACAACCTTTAACCCAGCTAGTCTATCAAAAAACCCAAGGAAACCCATTTTTCAGCACCCAGTTTGTCAAGGCACTATATGAAGAGGGAGGCATTCAGTTTGCTCCACAAGTTGGGCATTGGCGGTGTGATATTAGTTATGTACAATCGCTCTCCCTCAGAGATGACGTGGTAGAGTTTATGGCAATGCAGTTAAAGAAATTGCCAGTTGCCACTCAAAATGTCTTAAAACTCGCAGCATGTATTGGTAACTCTTTTGATTTAGCAATGCTAGCAATTATCTATGAAAAGTCTCAAGCTGAAACTGCTGCTGATGTGTGGGAAGCCCTTCAAGAAGGATTAGTAATTCCTAGCAATGATATTTACAAGTTTTATCAGTCAAAATCAGAGTTGCTGATTGAAGAGAATAGACAGTTACAAGCAGCACTAACTGATGAAAAAGTAATTGTTTTCTACAAATTTCTGCACGATCGCGTCCAACAAGCTGCTTATTCGCTGATCCCGGATAACCAAAAACAACTCATGCATTTAAAAATTGGGCGATTGCTCTTAAATGTCATGAACGAGACGGAAAAAGAAGACAAAATCTTCGAGATTGTTAATCAATTAAATAAAGGATCTGATTTAATTGTCTTAGCAATTGAACAGGAGAGATTAGCAAAACTAAATTTAGCTGCTGCCCAAAAAGCAAAATCTGCAACTGCTTACGTCGCAGCAATTGAATACGCCACTAAAGGCATACAATTGCTCACAGTAAGTTCTTGGCAGCAATGCTATGATTTAACGTTGGCTCTCCACGATTTAGCCGCAGAAGTAGCCTGTCTGAGCGGTGACTTTAGACTTATGGAGCAGATAGTTGATGAGGTAGTACAAAATGCTCGTCAATTACTAGATAAAGTGAAGGTCTATGAAGTCAGAATTTTGGCTGATGTCGCCCAAAGTAATCAGCCCAAAGCTATTAAAACTGCTCTTTCTATTTTAAAATTATTTGGAATTTCGTTTCCAGAGCAGCCGACTAACGCAGATATTACTGAAAGTTTACAACAAACTCAAGACGTATTAAAAGAAAAACATTTAGAATATTTGTTAGAACTGCCTGAGATGAAAGACCTGAAAGCTTTGGCTGAGATCAGAATTTTAGCGACTGTGACAGCAGCAGTCTATCAAGCGGTTCCAGAATTACTGCCATTAATCGTGTGCAAGCAGGTGAGATTATCAGTTGCTTATGGGAATGCGGCGGTATCAGCACAGGCTTATGCTTGGTATGGAGTAATTTTATGCGGTATTGGAGAAATAGATTTAGGCGATCGCATTGGTGAACTGGCAATGGGACTACTATCACGCTTCGAGAGTAGAGAATTTAAAGCCAGCACGATTAACATGGTTTATCCTTTTGTGAAACCTTGGAAACATCATATTCAAGATTCACTCGCTCCTCTGCTTGATGGATACCATAGCGGTTTGGAGATGGGAACTTTAGAATATGCTGCCTACTGTGCCTACAATTATTGTTCGCTGTCCTTTTTTCTGGGAAAAAATTTGTCAATCTTAGAACCAGAGATGAAGGTTTACAGTCAGGCATTGGCTCAACTTAAACAGGAAGTTGCTCACAATTATCTAAGAGTTTTTTACCAATCCGCCTTAAATTTCCTTGGAGAGAGTAAGTGTCCTTGGGAAATTAAAGGTGTAGTATATGACGAAGAAATCATGTTGCCCAAGCATCAACAGGCTAACGACCTTTATGCAATGGGAACACTGTATATAAATAAACTAATTCTTTGTTATTTATTCAATGAGTGGGAGGAAGCCATAAAAGTGGCAGTTGATGCCAAACAATATTTGAATGGTGTATCCGGCTGTTTCATGATTCCGGTGTTTCGCTTTTACGATTCATTGACTCATCTGGCGATGTTAACCAACGCCCAAGGTAAGGAAGGTAATAGTTTGCCCCAGGAAGTTATTGATAATCAAAAGAAGCTGAAAGAATGGTCAAACCTAGCACCTAAAAATCATTTACACAAATTTTATTTGGTTGAAGCAGAACAGTATCGGGTGTTGGGGCAGATGTATGAAGCAATGGATTACTACGATCGCGCCATTGCTTTTGCCAAAGCAAATGCATATATTCAAGAAGAAGCACTAAGCAACGAATTAGCAGGCAAATTCTACCTCCAATGGGGCAAACAAAAACTGGCTCAAGCATATCTACAAGAAGCGTATTACTGCTACGCTCATTGGGGAGCTAAAGCCAAAGTCAGCGATTTAGAACATCGCTATCCTCAGCTTTTGGCTGCAATTGTGCAACAACGGCAACCGTCACTTACACCATCTGATACAATTTTTGCCCCAGCTTTTCATTCTACTGAAACTTCTAGCTCAAGCAGCATTACAGAATCGCTCGATCTGTTAACTGTTCTCAAAGCCTCTCAAACTCTTTCTGGTGAAATTCAATTAGAAAAACTCCTAGCCGCCTTGCTTCGGATAGTGATTGAAAATGCTGGGGCAGAAAAATGCGTGTTAATGCTGCTGCGGAACGATTGCTTGCTGATTAAAGGAACTATCAGCGTTAATACTCAACCCATTGTTCTGCAAAGAACTCCAGTCGAGGAAAGCGAGGATATTCCTCTGAGACTGATTTATCACGTCAAACATTCCTTACAACCTGTGGTGTTGGCAGATGCGACTACTCATCCAACCTTTGCCAGTGACACTTACATTTTGAACCAACAGCCAAAAAGCATTTTATGTAGTCCGATTCTCTACCGGGGTAAATTCGCAGGTATCCTCTATTTGGAGAATAACTTGACAACTGGGGCATTTACCAGCAATCGCGTCGAGATGCTTAACCTGTTATGTACTCAAGCCGCCATTTCTCTAGAAAATGCTCGGCTTTACCAAGATGTACAACAAGCGTTAGAAGATTCCCAATTAATGCAGTTTTCCATCGATAATGCAACTATTTCTGTATGGTGGGTAGAGCCAGATGCCCGGATTGCCTATATCAATGAGGCTGGCTGTCGAGATTTGGGCTACTGCCGCGAGGAGATTGTTGGCAAATATGCGTATGAGTTTGCTCCAGATTTTTCTCAAGAAGGATGGTCAAAACACTGGGAGAATATTCGCCTAAAAGGTTCATCCACCTTTGAAACTTCCATACTCAAAAAAGATGGTAGCACTTATCACGCTGAAGTCACGGTCAACTTCATGACGTTTAAGCACCATGAATATCACTGTGCCTTTGTTATGGATATCAGCGATCGCAAACGTGCTGAAGCTCAATTGAATCAGCGCACAGTAGAGCTAGAGCAAACCCTGCAAGAACTCCAGCACGCCCAAATGCAGATGATCCAATCCGAGAAAATGTCAGGATTGGGTCAATTAGTGGCAGGTGTTGCCCATGAAATCAACAACCCAGTCAACTTTATTTTCGGCAATCTTAGCCATGCGAATGAATACACCAAAAATATTCTCAGACTCCTGGAACTTTATCAGAAACATTACCCAACTCCCGATTCTGAGATTGAAGAAGAAATTGAGGCGATGGACTTGGAGTTTCTGCTAGAAGACTTACCCAAACTCATTTATTCGCTGCGAGTTGGAGCAGAACGCATTCAAAAAATTGTTGTCTCTCTACGCACTTTCTCCCGCATGGATGAAGCCGAGATGAAAGAAGTCAATATTCATGAGGGCATTGATAGCACACTAATGATTCTGCAACATCGGCTGAAAGCGAAATCTGATTCTCCTGGCATTGAGATTGTCAAAGATTATGGGGAGTTACCCTTAGTCGAGTGCTATGCCGGACAACTCAACCAAGTGTTTATGAATCTTTTGAGCAATGCCATTGATGCACTAGAAGAAGTAAACACTCAAAACCAACTCTTAAATCCTACCATTACGATTTGCACTGCCCTGGTAGAAAGCAAACAAGTTGCCATTACAATCACAGATAATGGTACTGGAATTCCTGCTCATATCAAGCAAAAATTGTTCGATCCATTCTTTACGACAAAAGTTGTTGGCAAAGGCACAGGAATGGGACTTTCCATTAGTTATCAAATTGTGGCTGAAAAACACAAAGGCACATTGCAGTGTATTTCCGAACTGGGACAGGGAGCCACATTCATGATTATGATTCCAATTTGCCAATCTTGA